In Portunus trituberculatus isolate SZX2019 chromosome 44, ASM1759143v1, whole genome shotgun sequence, a single window of DNA contains:
- the LOC123518722 gene encoding phospholipid-transporting ATPase IF-like has translation MSTTSTRTVYLHRRPPPPPTPSYDSMDVPVLILPHNQSNLVTTAKYTLINFLPKNLFQQFRRLANFYFLCLAIIHSTIDSPVSPLTSILPLIFVVSVTAVKQGYEDWLRHREDNKVNNAPATVLRDGKLTGVKWHQISVGDVVKVSDGEEFPCDLLLLASSDPEAKCDVTTANLDGETNLKVFLCPSETRKLKTVDNLWSLHATVQCQLPHANLYDFKGSLQVHHGNSQATRTPLATENLLLRGARLTNTGWVYGLAIYTGQDTKMALNSKSMNYFLVFFLMLMVAEIVTCTALKYSLFSQDVINTMWYLDYPKEVPVTAKGVYQDSVSFLVIFSYIIPVSLYVTLEMQKFLATLFLQWDEEVSGAGEDEAPKVNTSDLNEELGQVEFLFSDKTGTLTENIMSFRRCSVGGKDYVDADGRLYEASTNDGYAAGKVLASLSEEVVTFLETLALCHTVQVAFPAGEGRQNEAEAEKWPEGQNVKPEYHASSTDEKALVEACARYGVIFLGRRDDKVTVEVCGKVRTYTCLQVLDFDSDRKCMSVVVREDWSGRLWLLTKGAESSVLRRCRVQSEKEQRLHDATATHIDDYALLGLRTLAVGRREISDQQYQLFATQLFQARMMMEGREEAVKKVKSQMEAELTLLGATGVEDLLQEGVQETLESLRVADIKVWVLTGDKVETAVNIAYSCGHFKKFMTVLSLTGLQEVEHAAARLQQCMEEARGEGSYGLVVDGISLVILLRVMAEDFYELCRVCQAVVCCRMSPHQKAETVKLVKNSKDSPRCAAVGDGANDVSMIQEAHLGIGVMGREGRQAVRCSDVGLAKFKFLQKVLFVHGHWNYVRMANFVNSSFYKNIAFNTPMVFYSAWSAYSTQSVYEGFILTMFNITCTTLPTLVYGLFEQDIPADFLLSRPHLYQRLTRNALLSWKVFLKWNLFGLWHAVVMYFGLMLSCQDDTCGLPDGQTPDLYLFGMALGTLCTFVVNFKIFLEANHWNLMLVLAMLVTALGYALFYVIYSGLPVTPFVTYGIYFVYYRLYESLSLNLTCLLLGVTCLMPDLLEKTYRYSTDPEMKLMTEKRKRKRKEKRKERSFRSTEAHDNELFGSLACEDPAAKASQRNSTESGMAVTEL, from the exons ATG tctactACCTCAACACGTACAGTATACCTCCATCGCCGTCCACCCCCACCCCCTACGCCCTCCTATGACTCGATGGACGTCCCTGTTCTCATCCTCCCTCACAACCAATCCAACCTGGTCACCACAGCCAAG TACACGCTTATCAACTTCCTGCCCAAGAatctcttccaacaattccgaCGGTTGGCCAACTTCTACTTTCTGTGTCTGGCCATAAttcat AGCACCATCGACAGCCCCGTTTCCCCACTGACGAGTATCCTGCCACTCATATTTGTGGTGAGCGTGACGGCAGTGAAGCAGGGATACGAGGACTGGCTGAGGCACCGCGAAGACAATAAGGTCAACAACGCTCCCGCCACGGTGCTGAGGGACGGTAAGCTCACG GGAGTAAAATGGCACCAGATCAGCGTTGGGGATGTGGTGAAGGTGAGTGACGGAGAGGAGTTCCCGTGTGACCTACTGCTGCTCGCCTCTTCTGACCCCGAGGCCAAGTGTGACGTCACCACCGCCAACCTGGATGGGGAAACTAACTTGAAG GTGTTCCTCTGTCCCTCCGAAACACGCAAACTGAAAACCGTGGATAACCTTTGGAGTTTACATGCGACGGTGCAATGCCAG TTGCCACACGCCAACCTCTACGACTTCAAGGGCAGTCTACAGGTACACCACGGCAACAGCCAGGCCACGAGGACACCGCTGGCCACGGAGAACCTGCTGCTGAGGGGCGCCCGGCTCACCAACACGGGCTGGGTGTACG GTCTCGCCATCTACACTGGACAGGATACTAAAATGGCATTGAACTCTAA GTCGATGAATTACTTCCTGGTGTTCTTCCTGATGCTCATGGTGGCAGAGATTGTTACGTGCACTGCCCTTAAATATTCTCTCTTCAGCCAGGACGTCATCA acACAATGTGGTATCTAGATTACCCGAAGGAGGTTCCCGTCACAGCCAAAGGCGTATACCAGGACAGTGTTTCCTTCCTCGTCATCTTCAGCTACAtcatccctgtctctctctacgTCACCCTCG AGATGCAAAAGTTCCTCgccactctcttcctccagtGGGATGAGGAGGTGTCTGGCGCGGGGGAGGATGAGGCGCCCAAAGTCAACACTTCTGACCTTAACGAGGAGCTGGGACAG GTGGAGTTCCTATTCTCAGACAAGACGGGGACACTGACGGAGAACATCATGAGCTTTCGGCGGTGTTCTGTGGGCGGCAAGGATTACGTGGACGCCGACGGGAGGCTGTACGAGGCCAGCACTAACGACGGATACGCTGCTGGGAAGGTTCTCGCAAGCCTATCG GAGGAAGTGGTGACGTTCCTGGAAACGCTTGCATTGTGCCACACAGTGCAGGTCGCCTTCCCAGCCGGTGAAGGAAGGCAAAACGAAGCCGAGGCAGAAAAATGGCCAGAGGGCCAGAATGTGAAGCCTGAATACCACGCCTCCAGCACTGATGAGAAGGCGTTGGTTGAGGCGTGTGCTAG GTATGGCGTTATCTTCCTGGGACGGCGGGATGACAAGGTTACAGTGGAGGTATGTGGCAAGGTCAGGACGTACACTTGCCTGCAGGTCCTCGACTTTGACTCAG ACCGCAAGTGCATGTCGGTTGTGGTACGCGAAGACTGGTCGGGGCGCCTGTGGTTGCTGACCAAAGGCGCCGAGAGCAGTGTGCTGAGGCGCTGCCGAGTGCAGAGCGAAAAGGAGCAGCGACTCCATGACGCCACGGCGACCCACATCGACGACTACgccctg CTGGGTCTCCGCACGCTGGCGGTGGGTCGCCGGGAAATCAGCGATCAGCAGTACCAGCTTTTTGCCACCCAGCTGTTCCAGGCACGAATG ATGATGGAAGGACGCGAAGAGGCGGTTAAGAAGGTAAAGAGTCAGATGGAGGCGGAGCTGACCTTGCTGGGAGCCACCGGGGTAGAAGATCTGCTTCAGGAGGGAGTCCAGGAAACCCTTGAGTCTCTGCGGGTGGCGGATATCAAG GTGTGGGTGCTGACTGGCGACAAGGTGGAGACGGCGGTCAACATCGCATACTCGTGCGGTCACTTCAAGAAGTTCATGACGGTGCTGTCTCTGACTGGCCTGCAGGAGGTAGAGCACGCCGCCGCCAGGCTGCAGCAGTGCAT GGAAGAGGCTCGCGGCGAGGGGTCCTATGGCCTGGTGGTGGACGGAATATCGCTGGTCATCCTTCTCCGCGTCATGGCAGAGGACTTTTACGAGCTGTGCCGCGTGTGCCAGGCAGTGGTGTGCTGCAGGATGTCCCCACACCAGAAGGCAGAG ACGGTGAAGCTGGTCAAGAACTCGAAAGACTCCCCGCGGTGCGCTGCTGTGGGTGACGGAGCTAATGACGTGTCCATGATCCAAGAAGCTCACTTAGGAAtag GcgtgatggggagggaagggcggcAGGCAGTGCGGTGTTCAGATGTTGGTCTCGCGAAGTTTAAGTTCCTGCAGAAGGTTCTCTTCGTGCACGGCCACTGGAACTATGTCAGAATGGCCAACTTCGTCAACTCCTCCTTCTACAAGAACATTGCCTTCAATACTCCCATGGTGTTTTACTCGGCATGGAGTGCTTACTCAACACAG AGTGTCTACGAAGGTTTCATCCTGACGATGTTCAACATTACATGCACGACGCTCCCCACGTTGGTTTATGGACTTTTTGAGCAGGATATTCCAGCTGACTTTCTCCTTTCGCGGCCGCACCTCTACCAGCGCCTCACACGCAACGCTCTGCTCTCTTGGAAGGTGTTCTTAAAATGGAATCTGTTCG GACTGTGGCACGCGGTGGTCATGTACTTTGGGCTGATGCTGTCCTGCCAAGACGACACCTGCGGCCTTCCTGACGGACAGACCCCTGACTTGTACTTGTTTGGGATGGCGCTGGGGACGCTGTGCACCTTCGTCGTGAACTTCaag ATCTTCCTTGAGGCCAACCACTGGAATTTGATGCTCGTCTTGGCCATGCTCGTCACTGCCCTTGGTTACGCTCTCTTCTATGTCATCTACTCAGGACTCCCTGT CACGCCATTTGTGACCTACGGAATCTACTTCGTGTACTACCGTCTGTACGAGAGTCTCTCCCTCAATCTGACGTGCCTCTTGCTGGGAGTGACCTGCCTTATGCCTGACCTGCTCGAGAAGACCTACAGATACTCCACCGACCCAGAGATGAAACTGATGACggag aaaagaaagagaaaaagaaaggagaagaggaaggagaggagtttcagaagcacagaagcacacgACAATGAGCTGTTCGGATCTCTAGCGTGCGAGGATCCGGCAGCTAAAGCCAGCCAGCGAAACAGTACCGAGAGCGGGATGGCCGTCACGGAGCTCTAG